A single Ferrimicrobium sp. DNA region contains:
- a CDS encoding DUF6458 family protein, with product MNRPFGTGIIVLGIVLAAAGAIMKYAVTASTTGFSITEVGLILLIVGVVTLILGIVVSLSSGRRHTVTTEQVQNTPDGSMRSVDSKDNLG from the coding sequence ATGAACCGTCCATTTGGTACAGGAATAATTGTTTTAGGAATCGTATTAGCAGCAGCTGGAGCGATTATGAAGTACGCCGTCACCGCTAGTACGACGGGATTTTCGATCACTGAGGTTGGCCTGATTTTGCTCATCGTTGGAGTCGTTACTTTGATTTTAGGAATTGTGGTGAGTCTGTCAAGCGGGCGCCGTCATACGGTGACCACAGAACAGGTGCAAAACACGCCAGATGGGAGCATGCGATCGGTGGACAGTAAGGACAATCTGGGCTAG